One region of Quercus lobata isolate SW786 chromosome 2, ValleyOak3.0 Primary Assembly, whole genome shotgun sequence genomic DNA includes:
- the LOC115975174 gene encoding lysine histidine transporter-like 8 → MGEVVEVNMSPVTKKGREAETPSMTRSPLPDSLPKTPKSPFVSRFMSTPLASPMKKAIISMQGYLEEVGHFTKLDPQDAWLPITESRNGNAYYSAFHTLCSGIGVQALVLPLAFKTLGWTWGITCLSLAFTWQMYTLWLLIQLHESDSGKRYSRYLHLCMEAFGEKLGKLLALFPTMYLSGGTCVTLIMIGGGTMKIFYQILCGEACKVCPLSTVEWYVVFTCCAVVLAQLPNLNSIAGVSLIGAITAISYCTIIWVVSINKTRPMAVSYDPQPQDTKFNVGRFFNIFNALGIIAFAFRGHNLVLEIQGTMPSSVKHPSRVPMWKGVKYAYVIIAMCLFPIAIGGYWAYGNLIPDGGMLRALQKYHGDDTSKFLLGLTSLIVVINSLSSFQIYAMPVFDNLEARYTSNRNKPCPWWLRSGFRAFFGCLAFFIAVALPFLPSLAGLLGGVALPITLAYPCFMWILIKKPQKYSGIWFLNWALGVLGMVLSVLVLSGAIWGIVTIGIEIRFFKPQ, encoded by the exons ATGGGTGAAGTTGTGGAAGTGAACATGAGCCCGGTGaccaagaaagggagagaggCAGAAACTCCTTCAATGACTCGGTCACCACTTCCTGATTCATTACCAAAGACCCCTAAAAGTCCATTTGTTTCCCGTTTTATGAGTACTCCATTAGCCAGCCCTATGAAAAAGGCCATTATAAGCATGCAAGGTTACTTGGAAGAAGTTGGGCACTTCACCAAGCTTGACCCACAGGACGCTTGGCTACCCATCACGGAGTCAAGGAACGGTAACGCTTACTACTCAGCATTTCACACACTATGTTCTGGAATCGGGGTTCAAGCCCTTGTTCTTCCCTTAGCTTTCAAAACCCTTGGTTG GACATGGGGGATCACATGTCTTTCGCTTGCTTTCACATGGCAGATGTACACCTTGTGGTTACTGATTCAACTACATGAATCAGACTCTGGCAAACGCTACAGCCGATATCTCCACCTTTGTATGGAGGCTTTTG GTGAGAAGCTAGGGAAACTGCTTGCGCTATTTCCAACCATGTATCTATCAGGTGGGACCTGTGTTACACTAATCATGATAGGAGGTGGGACCATGAAAATATTCTACCAAATCCTTTGTGGAGAGGCATGCAAAGTATGTCCACTCTCAACTGTAGAGTGGTACGTTGTTTTCACATGCTGTGCAGTTGTTCTAGCTCAACTTCCCAACCTGAATTCAATTGCTGGAGTTTCCCTAATCGGAGCCATCACTGCCATTAGCTATTGCACTATCATATGGGTGGTCTCTATAAACAAAACTAGGCCCATGGCCGTCTCCTATGACCCACAGCCACAGGATACAAAATTCAACGTGGGAaggtttttcaatatttttaatgcGCTTGGGATAATCGCCTTCGCTTTCAGAGGCCACAATCTTGTCCTTGAAATACAG GGAACCATGCCTTCCAGCGTGAAGCACCCATCCCGTGTTCCAATGTGGAAAGGAGTGAAGTATGCATATGTAATCATCGCAATGTGTCTGTTTCCAATAGCAATTGGCGGCTATTGGGCTTATGGAAATTTA ATTCCAGATGGAGGGATGCTAAGAGCTTTGCAAAAATATCACGGAGATGACACATCAAAATTTCTCCTAGGATTGACAAGCTTGATCGTGGTGATTAACAGTCTAAGTTCATTCCAAATATATGCAATGCCAGTTTTTGACAATCTAGAGGCGAGATATACTAGCAATAGGAACAAGCCCTGTCCATGGTGGCTCCGCTCGGGTTTCCGCGCCTTCTTTGGATGTCTTGCGTTTTTCATTGCAGTGGCACTACCATTCTTGCCAAGTTTGGCGGGATTGCTGGGAGGGGTTGCGCTTCCAATCACCTTAGCATATCCATGTTTCATGTGGATACTGATCAAGAAACCCCAGAAATATAGTGGAATTTGGTTCCTCAATTGGGCATTAGGAGTCTTGGGAATGGTTCTCAGCGTTCTAGTTCTCAGTGGAGCAATTTGGGGTATAGTGACCATTGGAATAGAGATCCGCTTCTTCAAGCCCCAATAA
- the LOC115974604 gene encoding uncharacterized protein LOC115974604: MITRSNLAEQLREYQIRSKHDWASVSFFSSTTNLPSSRVDVVIFVIWELVILAFLVFSAVSLYFRHMQLAFILVCITMLLLLCMKVTKQVRLARKKKRRMLLPLSM, translated from the exons aTGATAACGCGATCGAATCTGGCGGAGCAGTTGAGGGAGTACCAGATTCGATCCAAGCACGACTGGGCCTCCGTctccttcttctcctccaccactAACCTCCCTTCTTCAAg GGTGGATGTTGTGATCTTTGTAATATGGGAACTTGTTATTCTAGCGTTCCTGGTTTTTTCAGCAGTTTCTCTGTATTTTAGGCATATGCAACTCGCATTCATTCTAGTATGCATCACAATGCTATTACTTTTATGTATGAAAGTTACAAAGCAAGTGAGATTGGCCAGGAAAAAGAAGCGAAGGATGCTTCTTCCATTGTCAATGTAA